TCAGCCTGCTGGGCGCCATCGGCGTGGCGCTGACCGTGGGCATCGGCAAGGGCGGTGTGCTGCTCAGCCTGCTGACCCTGCCGCTGTATATTCCGGTGCTGATCTTCGCCACCTCGGCCATCGAAACCGCCGGGCTGGGGCTGCCTTACAGCGGCCAGCTGGCGATACTGGGAGCCATGCTGGCGGGCAGCGTGACCCTGGCGCCCTTTGCCATTGCGGCGGCGCTGCGGGTGAGCGTGAACTAGGCTCGCTTGAAGCCGATCAGGCCGGCAAAGGTTTTTAAAGGGGGCGGATTTGGGGTATCTTAAGCCCGCCCGAACAATGCGTTGTATACAAAAGGTCTTTGAGCAAGATGTGGAAATGGTTACACCCTTACGCCAAATCGGAAGAAGCCTACCGAATTGCCGGCCTGTGGCTGCCCTGGTTTGCCGTGTTCAGCGCGGTCTCCTTTGTAACAGGACTGGCCTGGGGGCTGGCGTTCGCGCCCGCCGATTATCAGCAGGGTGACGCCTTTCGCATCATCTATATTCACGTGCCCGCCGCCATCATGTCGATGGGGGCCTATTCCTCCATGGCGGTGGCCGCTTTTATCGGCCTGGTATGGCAGATAAAAACCGCCGACATGGCGGTGGCGGCCATCGCCCCGGTGGGGGCGGTGTTCACCTTTATTGCCCTGTTTACCGGGGCCGCCTGGGGCAAGCCCATGTGGGGCACCTGGTGGGTGTGGGATGCCCGCCTCACCTCGGAGCTGATCCTGCTGTTCCTTTACCTCGGCGTTATCGCCCTCTACAACGCCATTTCCGACAAGGTGCTGGCGGGCCGTGCCGCCGGCATTCTGGCGCTGGTGGGGGTGATCAACCTGCCGATCATTCACTACTCGGTGGAGTGGTGGAACACCCTGCATCAGGGCGCCACCATCACCAAGTTTGACCGGCCATCCATTTCCAACGACATGCTCTGGCCGCTGCTGATCATGATTTTTGCCTTTATCTGTTTCCTGGGCGCCGTCACCCTGATGCGGCTGCGCAACGAACTGATACGGCGTGAGGCTCATCGCCCATGGGTGCTGAAGCTGGCGGAGGAACATCATGAAATTTGATAGCTGGTCGGCCTTTCTGGCCATGGGTGGCTACGGCTTTTATGTGTGGCTGTCCTTTGCCGTCACCCTGCTCGCCCTGCTGGGGCTGGTGGTGGCCACCATAACAACAAAAAAACGCTTGCTGCGCGAGGTCAGCCAGAAACAGGCCCGGGCTGCCCGACGTGAGGCCGCCCGCAAGTTGGAGAACACCCTATGAACCCCAGACGTAAAAAGCGAATGACCCTGCTGCTGGCCGTGGTGGCCGGGCTGTCGGTAATGATTGGCCTGGTGCTTTATGCCCTGCAGCAGAACATTGACCTCTTCTACACGCCCACCGAGCTGGTGCAGGGCAAGGGCAAGGATCATCTCAAACCCCAGGTGGGGCAGCGTCTGCGCATTGGCGGACTGGTGGTGCCGGGCTCGGTGGAGCGGGATCAGCAAAGCCTCAAGGTCAGCTTTGATCTGGTGGATGCCGGCGGCGAGCAGGTAACGGTACGGTTTGACGGTATTCTGCCGGATCTGTTCCGGGAAGGGCAGGGCATAGTGGCGCAGGGAACCCTGGCCGATGCCCGCACCATCGACGCCTTTGAGGTACTGGCCAAACACGACGAAGAATACATGCCACCGGAGGTGGCGGAAGCGCTCAAGGGAATGGAGCACTTCAAACCCGAATACACGGAGGCGCAGCTGAAGGGTAGCAACCTATGATCCCCGAGCTTGGTCAATTCACCCTGGTGCTGGCGCTGGCCAGTGCCCTGGTGCTGAGCATTTACCCCCTCACCGGGGCCCTTCGCGGCAACACCGCCATGATGCTGCTGGCCCGGCCCCTGGCCTATGCCCAGTTCGGCTTTTTATTCGTGTCGTTTCTGTGCCTGACCTGGGCCTTTGTGGAGCACGACTTTACCGTGCTCTATGTGGCGTCCAACTCCAACAGCCTGCTGCCCCTGGCCTACCGCATTTCGGCGGTATGGGGTGCCCATGAAGGCTCGCTGCTGCTGTGGGTGCTGATCCTGGCGGGCTGGACCGCCGCCGTGGCCCGCTTCAGCCGGGCGCTGCCGCTGGATGCCGTGGCCCGGGTGCTGAGCGTGATGGGCATGATCGCCATCGGCTTTCTGCTGTTTGTGCTGTTTACCTCCAACCCCTTTGAGCGCACCCTGCCGTATTTTCCGGTGGATGGCCGGGATCTGAACCCGCTGCTGCAGGATCCGGGGCTGATTTTCCATCCGCCCATGCTCTACATGGGCTATGTGGGCTTCTCGGTGGCCTTTGCCTTTGCCATTGCCTCGCTGATGACCGGCAAGCTGGATGCTGCCTGGGCCCGCTGGTCCCGGCCCTGGACCATGGCCGCCTGGATTTTCCTGACCTTAGGCATTTCGCTGGGCTCCTGGTGGGCCTATTACGAGCTGGGCTGGGGCGGCTGGTGGTTCTGGGATCCGGTGGAAAACGCCTCCTTTATGCCATGGCTGGCGGGTACTGCCCTTATTCACTCCCTGGCGGTGACCGAAAAACGGGCCAGCTTCAAGGCCTGGACCGTGCTGCTGGCGATCCTGGCGTTTTCGCTCAGCCTGCTGGGTACCTTCCTGGTACGCTCCGGGGTGCTGGTGTCGGTGCATGCCTTTGCCTCCGACCCGACCCGGGGATTGTTTGTGCTCATCTTCCTGCTGCTGGTGGTGGGCTCGTCGCTGCTGCTGTACGCCATCAAGGGCGCCGAGGTACGCAGTCACGGCAAGCACGAGCTGGCCAGCCGGGAGAGCCTGTTGCTGGGCAACAATATCGTGCTGATGGCCGGTCTGGTGGTGGTACTGA
The Oceanimonas pelagia genome window above contains:
- the ccmD gene encoding heme exporter protein CcmD — protein: MKFDSWSAFLAMGGYGFYVWLSFAVTLLALLGLVVATITTKKRLLREVSQKQARAARREAARKLENTL
- a CDS encoding heme ABC transporter permease, which produces MWKWLHPYAKSEEAYRIAGLWLPWFAVFSAVSFVTGLAWGLAFAPADYQQGDAFRIIYIHVPAAIMSMGAYSSMAVAAFIGLVWQIKTADMAVAAIAPVGAVFTFIALFTGAAWGKPMWGTWWVWDARLTSELILLFLYLGVIALYNAISDKVLAGRAAGILALVGVINLPIIHYSVEWWNTLHQGATITKFDRPSISNDMLWPLLIMIFAFICFLGAVTLMRLRNELIRREAHRPWVLKLAEEHHEI
- the ccmE gene encoding cytochrome c maturation protein CcmE, which gives rise to MNPRRKKRMTLLLAVVAGLSVMIGLVLYALQQNIDLFYTPTELVQGKGKDHLKPQVGQRLRIGGLVVPGSVERDQQSLKVSFDLVDAGGEQVTVRFDGILPDLFREGQGIVAQGTLADARTIDAFEVLAKHDEEYMPPEVAEALKGMEHFKPEYTEAQLKGSNL
- a CDS encoding heme lyase CcmF/NrfE family subunit; the encoded protein is MIPELGQFTLVLALASALVLSIYPLTGALRGNTAMMLLARPLAYAQFGFLFVSFLCLTWAFVEHDFTVLYVASNSNSLLPLAYRISAVWGAHEGSLLLWVLILAGWTAAVARFSRALPLDAVARVLSVMGMIAIGFLLFVLFTSNPFERTLPYFPVDGRDLNPLLQDPGLIFHPPMLYMGYVGFSVAFAFAIASLMTGKLDAAWARWSRPWTMAAWIFLTLGISLGSWWAYYELGWGGWWFWDPVENASFMPWLAGTALIHSLAVTEKRASFKAWTVLLAILAFSLSLLGTFLVRSGVLVSVHAFASDPTRGLFVLIFLLLVVGSSLLLYAIKGAEVRSHGKHELASRESLLLGNNIVLMAGLVVVLIGTLLPLVHKELGLGSISIGAPFFNSLYAWLIIPFALLLGAGPLFRWRRQPMKEVNGKLLLALVLSMVLGMGLPALFADHFEPWAAVGIGLGVFITITSLQETWIRATHRHSFFTGVRKLGNSHWAMILGHIGLAVTIVGISCTQLYSIERDVRMSEGDTVTFADYTFTFEGIREADGPNYDGFKGVISVAKNGRPLTELKAEKRMYLVQRMSMTEAAIDAGVTRDLYAALGEELDDGAWAVRLYYKPFVRWIWFGALLMAIGGAIAIVDKRYRFGRKQTVEAQ